One stretch of Ipomoea triloba cultivar NCNSP0323 chromosome 8, ASM357664v1 DNA includes these proteins:
- the LOC116027729 gene encoding casein kinase II subunit alpha-2-like, translating into MAGRPFHIIASSYHNRLLISHSPTSFPSLLHRCLPPSPSLQRNPPHLPLPPQSLRPLVSLSETLAQKIGKAIRRPGAPSKARVYTDINLIRPKDYWDYESLAVQWGEQDDYEVVKKVGRGKYSEVFEGIHSTNNDKCIIKILKPVKKKKIKREIKILQNLCGGPNIVKLVDIVRDQQSKTPSLVFEYVNNTDFKVLYPTLSDFDIRYYTYELLKALDYCHSQGIMHRDVKPHNILIDHEKRKLWLIDWGLAEFYHPGKDYNVRVASRYFKGPELLVDLQDYDYSLDLWSLGCMLAGMIFRKEPFFYGHDNYDQLVKIAKVLGTDELNAYLNKYRLELDPNLAALVGRHSRKPWSKFINAENQHLAVPEAIDFVDKLLRYDHQERPTAKEAMAHPYLYPVRNAESSRVRNQ; encoded by the exons ATGGCCGGAAGGCCCTTTCACATCATCGCTTCCAGCTACCACAATCGCCTCCTCATCTCCCATTCTCCGACGTCGTTTCCCTCCCTTCTCCACCGTTGTCTGCCGCCTTCTCCTTCACTGCAACGGAATCCCCCGCATCTGCCTTTGCCGCCGCAATCCCTCCGCCCGCTGGTGTCCTTGTCGGAGACCCTGGCGCAGAAGATTGGAAAAGCTATTCGCCGACCCGGCGCCCCCTCCAAGGCCCGGGTTTATACCGACATCAATTTGATTCGCCCTAAAGACTATTGGGATTACGAGTCCTTGGCTGTTCAATGGGG GGAGCAGGATGATTACGAGGTAGTTAAGAAGGTTGGAAGGGGAAAGTACAGCGAGGTTTTTGAGGGAATTCACTCTACAAATAACGACAAATGCATTATCAAAATACTTAAACCTGTTAAGAAGAAAAAG ATTAAGAGGGAGATTAAAATACTTCAGAATCTATGTGGCGGACCAAATATTGTGAAGTTGGTTGATATTGTCAGAGATCAGCAGTCAAAGACTCCAAGCCTTGtttttgaatatgtgaataaCACAGATTTTAAAGTGCTTTACCCAACTCTTAGTGACTTTGACATACGATATTACACTTATGAACTTCTCAAG GCATTAGATTATTGTCATTCTCAAGGTATCATGCACCGTGATGTGAAGCCTCACAATATCCTTATTGATCATGAGAAGAGGAAACTTTGGCTAATAGACTGGGGACTCGCAGAATTTTATCACCCTGGGAAAGACTATAATGTCCGTGTGGCCTCTAG GTATTTTAAAGGCCCTGAACTTCTTGTTGATCTACAAGACTACGATTACTCGTTGGATTTGTGGAGCCTAGGTTGCATGCTTGCTGGAATG ATATTCCGGAAAGAGCCATTCTTTTATGGACATGACAATTACGATCAACTCGTCAAGATTGCTAAG GTATTAGGAACGGATGAATTAAATGCTTATCTAAATAAGTATCGTTTAGAATTAGATCCAAACCTTGCAGCCCTTGTTGGAAG GCATAGCAGGAAACCATGGTCGAAGTTCATTAACGCTGAAAATCAACATTTAGCTGTCCCCGAG GCAATTGATTTCGTGGACAAGTTGCTCCGTTATGATCATCAGGAACGGCCAACTGCGAAAGAAGCGATG GCTCATCCATACTTGTACCCTGTGAGAAACGCTGAAAGCAGCAGAGTTCGCAACCAGTAG